The genomic DNA GGGAATTTTGGAAATTCCACAAAAAAAGTAAGCAGCGAGAAAGAAGCAATTGTTTCCCTTTTGACTCTATCACTAAGGCTATCCAAATTCTACTGATACAGAAGATGGCAGTTTATACATTTACTGGTGTCCTTCTGTGAGAGCATTGGtattacacagaaaaaaattttggtgatgTGAACTTTTTATGAAGTCTACTGCTGTGCTTCAGTAAATCTAAAAATTTTACAGCAGTAGATGGTATCGTTAGGTACCGAGAATAAACCAATGGGCACCgttgacaattttcattttttatcttGAAAGAGACAGTTGAGCTGCATCAGCTTTGATGCTccatttcacatcaacattgTGATCAGAGTGAACTACTTTGAACAAGGCTGTTATCATTGCAGTTTAGTACGACTTACTTCACTTCTGAACTGTCTTTTCTTTCTCAATATCAACCCTTCTTCTTGGAGTGAGTCTGCCGTCAACTGCATTAACTCTTCTTCTGACACGTCACTTTTGGAATTTTCCAGTTCTTGGTATTTTTGTATGAACCTTGATTATGtacgaaaaaaatacaaaaatatcgtTGAAACACTTGTCGTTTCAATAAACAGTGTTGAATGGACCACATACGACAGTGCTTCAAGCAAAGTGACATACTGTGATATTGTCTGAAGCACTAAGCAATGTACTGTGCCATATGCAGTAATTTCTGCTTTGCTGATGCTATTGTTGGACAAGATTCTGAGCTGGTAATGCCTGCATGACATGTAAAATGAATGTGCAGTATGCGGTAATTTCTGCTTTACTGATGCCATCGTAGGACAAGGTTCCCAGCTGGTAATGCCTGCATGATATGTGATATGTATCTCATGACAATCAGCCATACTGCTAATACGCCACTGAAAACTCCCAACCacacacaaaggttggcttacCTGTGACATGGAGTATTTTTGACAGAACCGTGGTCGTTGAGATCTATTGCACGCTGACTTCCATATATCTGATAGAATTTCCTGTCGCAGGAGAaattttttctcattatttgAGATGGCCAAAATAGATTTCACCTTTATGTCATGGAAAGAAAGCTCCAGTAACATTCATATGAAAGATATGTGCTAACAACACGGTAAACTACAATCACACATATTTGTAAGTGGTTTTAATGAAAGTAATTTCTTTTGGCTTAAAAGTGACctaaagtttcaaaatttttatattctcCTCAACCTAATGTCAACATACATGACTGTACTTATGGGCATATATTTCAATACGGGAATCATACAATCAAATTAACATCATATGATAAAATTCACCAGTACGTGATTGTATGATTGGTAGCTATTCCTATTACATAATGTCAATGcaaacaaacagagaaaattaaatttcttcctAAACTTTCAAAGTGAGTCCACAGAAGGTGTGGCACAGCAGAGACTGAATAGATAAAATGATAAATGTTTGTTGTCGTCAATATCAATCCCAGAGGCAAAGTGATTATAGCAAATGTACAATACTCAGCAGATGAAAGAAAACTGCGACTGGCTGCAAAACTTATTGAGCAAAGAAAATGATACTTGACTTTTCAAAGTTATCTTTTACAAAACACATTACATATGCTGTGGCCAAATAAATAAGTACGGCCAACCGACGGTAGAAAACCTGCCTAGCCTACTACAATTttaaagcattttgaaaaaatttctaGTAAATTCTCTAACTTTGTTTCATAGATCTCACCTCTTACCTACCCTACTtcacgtttttttttcagaggcATGTTACTGAACACACATACATGGCTTTACTTGGCCTAATTCAAATATACTCACGCTCGGATTTTATCTTCCGGGTAGAGAAGCTGTCGTAGAGGGCGCCGATCAATTTTTCTATGAAAGTGGGGCTCATCAATCGGGGGAAATGCTTTCATTACATCGTACCACACTGGTttcttttcctctttgataaCACCAGCTCGGATCAAATTTCTAACGCTGTTGAACAAACAGACATTATTacagttattttttatttgcttatgATGTAATTTGCACCTGTAGCCTGTTTTCAGGTGCAATGCATGATTAGAGGGCCAGTTTTGTGATTGTAttcacaatttttgtcttgtgttattgtttatgttttaaTTATGGTCTGGAcgagaattcacttgtcaacaatgacacgACGATACAGAGTACACAGGCTGACCTGACAAGCGGAATGCTacatatctcaacatgctttgggaagtagaaaAAGAACGTTTTTTTATGTAGTTGAACTCTGTTGTAGTTTCCCAACAGCTTTGGGGATGACAGTTCCTTTGGGTGTAGAGTTCAGTACAACTACAAACACATTCCTGATAACTGAatgatgcaaaatttcagttgctTGTTTGTTATGAACCTGTTTGAGGCCCAGGGCGAGCAGCTGTGTCAGCCCATGTTCTCTACCCATCAGTGAGCACTGTGTGCATCACAGCAATATTTTTCCAATCccttaaaaaaaacccaaagttTTCTTCAGACTACTGCTGTAGTGCAATGACATTTTACTTCTCACAATTGGCTCCATATGCAGATAGTGAATCAAAATTTTCTCAGCTAGATTTACCATGGAGGTACAAGGGAGATTTGGGATTTAACATGTGgcttaaaaaattaaaatttgttacTGTAGCGCTCTGAAGCCGAGGAAATTTGTTCACCCATAGACCCAAAGATCACAGTCAGTGAGTCATTGAGACACATAGATCACTCACAGTACTACAACAGTACAACATGTTCAAGGCCTTGTTCCACAGGCATTCGTGGGCTGGGTAGTCTACTCGATCAATCGATCGCCTGCTCAGTGTTCTGCCCTCTAACGCAGATCATTGAACAGGTGAACGATTGACAGAGCAGGCGACCGAGCCCACGAATGCCTGTGCCTTGTTCATGCAAGAAAAGTACAGGGAAGGCCTACGGGACCGGGACTGGACTATGGCAGTGTGGTGTACGAGCTACGGTACGAGTGTGTGTACAACATGCTGATGATAATACTGGGTGTGGAAATCTACTAGTACACTGAAAGAGCAAAAGAAAGTTCCCTGAAAGTCGGTGATATGTATCATCTATAGATAAAAAACATAATTAGTAGAAGGTAGGACAAATACCACTTTACCGGGTAAAGATAGTTCCGAGTTTTTCAGCTCGACTGAGGCCCGCCATCTTTGAATTGACCTTGGTCATGTGATCTGAATGTCATACGGTGTGTTATCTTTTATACTTTCTGATCGTGATATTATCTCTTAAGAAATAaattaaacaaataataaacaaaattcttctttgaaaatttctaaACCAACAATAAATTTATTTGGAAAACAGGAACTCACGTCGCAGACGAGATTTCCCTCATATGACCCTGGAGGTTCGAGACTTATGAGCTATGACTGAGGTCGCTCATGATATCCGTGTCTGTTGTTTGAACGACAAGGCCAGATATTTCCTGGCATATTTAGCTTATCACCGACTACTGTTG from Ptychodera flava strain L36383 chromosome 12, AS_Pfla_20210202, whole genome shotgun sequence includes the following:
- the LOC139144871 gene encoding small ribosomal subunit protein mS23-like; this translates as MTKVNSKMAGLSRAEKLGTIFTRVRNLIRAGVIKEEKKPVWYDVMKAFPPIDEPHFHRKIDRRPLRQLLYPEDKIRAKFYQIYGSQRAIDLNDHGSVKNTPCHRFIQKYQELENSKSDVSEEELMQLTADSLQEEGLILRKKRQFRSEADGVQLSERDDRRRQSQPISHPKISSMIQKAIDMAEKAEQQSDRFTLPMDDDRPLQKINLSEIMDEENKS